Proteins from a genomic interval of Rosa chinensis cultivar Old Blush chromosome 2, RchiOBHm-V2, whole genome shotgun sequence:
- the LOC112183719 gene encoding uncharacterized protein LOC112183719 isoform X1 codes for MMFHNRGALPNLILSFCIWSQDLRPLLSSHWVFSIWKDCQLNLQRIAMVWTVIYNDPDIILCRDSCICCENWPQTCRSPAAGVLKDCQVAMNAITEDVACYAMLREVHSGGSEQLGCVSNRFILYYP; via the exons ATGATGTTCCATAACAGAGGAGCTCTACCAAATCTCATCCTCTCCTTCTG CATTTGGAGTCAGGACCTCAGACCTTTGCTCTCGTCTCATTGGGTATTTAGCATATGGAAGGACTGCCAGTTAAACTTGCAACGGATTGCTATGGTGTGGACTGTTATATATAATGACCCTGATATCATCCTCTGCAG GGATAGCTGCATATGTTGTGAGAATTGGCCTCAAACATGCAGATCGCCTGCTGCTGGTGTGCTTAAAG ATTGTCAGGTGGCGATGAATGCGATTACGGAGGATGTGGCGTGCTATGCTATGCTAAGGGAGGTGCATTCTGGAGGAAGTGAACAGCTCGGTTGCGTTTCTAATAGGTTCATCTTGTATTATCCTTGA
- the LOC112184597 gene encoding putative disease resistance protein RGA3: MAEALISVLLEQLSSITYEYMRAKVRLILDVEKDVAEFTSNLKAIQAVLKDAEKRQVKEAVVQDWLDKLKQVSYEMDNVLDEWNTESLKQQVEKQENEGENTLVNKGKKVRFFIPSPCKCFGFGQGVFVHHAIAMKIKELNSRLTSIAEERQRYRFQSTTISGIEQPERPKSSSLVDVSKVFGREDEKRTLISMLLGKSSGNEKLGPLVICIIGMGGIGKTTLAQLAFNNEVVKAHFQNRKWVCVSDPFDVIKIAEAIIDKDHAPTSDELDGFMQSVSESVEGKRFLLVLDDVWTEDDTKWEPLRLALMSGAEGSRILVTTRNKAVARMMGATTQIIHLEKLSDQHCFSLFYHLAFLNREKDKSDLFEAIGKEIVKKCKGSPLAAKTLGSLMWNKKTTKEWCAVLESEMWDLEEVEKKVFQPLLLSYYDLASEIKRCLLFCACFPQDYRFYKDTLIELWMSQNYFTSKRNKEKRTIGQDYFDNLVTRCFFQDFELDDKGNIKSCKMHDIVHEFVKFLARNESLIIEADGANRSTELSTDKVCHLSLVSVEGRISVPISFHKCTNLRTLTTYNSGITTIGGDLVLQLKCLRTLNLSDSEVHELPKEIGELLHLRYIDLSHNNSLEELPDAMCNLFNLETLHIEYCGSLTKLPKAMGKLINLKHLYVAGCRRLEYLPKGIGRIRGLRILDTYTVVCGGGDDDGNEILRLGDLAIFDQLQGKIVIRDLGKVIDASEAQKAQLEKKKHLLDLVLDFELGEDSEEERRRKSDVEVLNALQPHQNLEYLEISDYAGTTVSPKWLMSLHHLRFLTLDGCHNCESLPPLGRLQSLEVLEIVGMRVEKVGIDFLGIEETQTSPVTAFPKLEKLSLLTKGWKEWEGVRGCMQLMQEDCQVAIMPHLSDLRIESESLKQLPDFLQNRPHLDLTWIPIDRERKSVEKRAVLWAICAHARNIRAARLFVEGGITQAENATS; the protein is encoded by the coding sequence ATGGCTGAGGCCCTCATTTCCGTGCTTCTTGAACAACTGAGTTCAATAACTTATGAATACATGAGAGCAAAGGtgagattgattttggatgtagAGAAAGACGTTGCAGAGTTCACCAGCAATCTCAAAGCAATTCAAGCTGTACTTAAGGACGCAGAGAAGAGGCAAGTCAAGGAAGCTGTGGTGCAAGATTGGTTAGACAAGCTCAAACAAGTGTCGTACGAGATGGACAACGTACTTGATGAGTGGAACACTGAATCTCTAAAACAACAAGTTGAGAAGCAAGAAAATGAAGGTGAGAATACTCTTGTTAATAAGGGGAAAAAGGTGCGTTTCTTCATTCCCTCTCCCTGTAAATGCTTTGGCTTTGGCCAAGGGGTTTTTGTTCATCATGCCATtgctatgaaaataaaagaactGAATAGTAGGCTAACTTCGATTGCTGAGGAAAGACAAAGGTACCGGTTTCAATCCACAACAATTAGTGGCATTGAACAACCTGAACGACCAAAGAGTTCATCTTTGGTCGATGTATCTAAGGTATTTGGTAGGGAAGATGAAAAGCGTACTTTGATAAGCATGTTATTGGGTAAGAGTAGTGGTAATGAAAAGTTGGGGCCCCTAGTCATCTGTATTATAGGGATGGGGGGCATCGGCAAGACCACTCTTGCACAACTAGCCTTCAACAATGAAGTTGTTAAAGCCCATTTTCAGAATAGAAAATGGGTTTGTGTCTCAGATCCTTTCGACGTGATCAAGATTGCCGAAGCCATCATAGATAAGGATCATGCCCCAACTTCAGATGAGTTGGATGGTTTCATGCAATCTGTGTCTGAATCTGTCGAGGGAAAGAGGTTTCTTCTGGTCCTAGACGACGTCTGGACCGAAGATGATACAAAGTGGGAACCATTAAGGTTAGCTTTAATGTCTGGTGCTGAAGGTAGTAGAATATTGGTGACCACACGAAACAAAGCAGTTGCTCGTATGATGGGAGCAACCACTCAAATTATCCATTTGGAAAAGTTGAGCGATCAGCATTGTTTCTCATTATTCTATCACCTTGCATTTCTTAATAGGGAAAAAGATAAGTCTGATTTGTTTGAAGCCATTGGTAAGGAAATTGTTAAGAAGTGTAAGGGTTCGCCACTTGCCGCAAAGACTTTAGGTAGTCTTATGTGGAATAAGAAAACAACGAAAGAATGGTGTGCTGTTTTGGAGAGTGAGATGTGGGATTTAGAAGAGGTGGAGAAGAAAGTTTTTCAACCGTTATTACTAAGTTATTATGACTTGGCATCAGAAATCAAGCGTTGTCTTCTATTTTGTGCATGTTTTCCACAAGATTATCGATTCTATAAAGACACGTTGATTGAGTTGTGGATGTCACAGAATTATTTCACTTCAAAaagaaacaaggagaagagaacTATAGGTCAAGACTATTTTGATAACTTGGTAACGCGGTGTTTCTTTCAAGACTTTGAATTAGATGATAAAGGGAACATTAAATCTTGCAAGATGCATGAtattgtgcatgagtttgtaaAGTTTCTTGCCCGGAATGAATCTTTGATTATTGAGGCTGATGGTGCTAACCGATCAACAGAGCTCTCAACTGATAAGGTGTGCCATTTATCTCTAGTGTCAGTAGAGGGTCGAATTTCAGTTCCTATTTCATTTCACAAATGCACAAATCTGCGAACCCTCACAACTTATAATTCAGGAATCACAACAATAGGTGGGGATTTAGTTTTGCAATTGAAATGTCTTAGGACGTTAAATTTGAGTGATAGCGAGGTCCATGAACTTCCCAAGGAGATTGGTGAACTGTTACATTTGAGGTATATTGATTTGTCTCATAATAACAGTCTAGAGGAATTACCTGACGCCATGTGTAATTTGTTCAATCTTGAAACCTTGCACATTGAGTATTGCGGATCACTTACAAAACTGCCCAAGGCTATGGGAAAGTTAATCAACTTAAAGCATCTTTATGTTGCTGGTTGTAGAAGGCTAGAGTACTTGCCGAAAGGGATTGGGAGAATAAGAGGTCTACGTATACTAGATACGTACACTGTTGTCTGTGGTGGTGGTGACGACGACGGCAATGAAATACTGAGGTTGGGAGATCTGGCAATCTTTGACCAGCTTCAGGGCAAGATTGTAATTCGAGATTTGGGGAAAGTGATCGATGCTAGTGAGGCTCAGAAAGCACAattggagaagaagaaacacCTCCTTGATTTGGTATTAGATTTTGAGCTAGGAGAAGACTCAGAAGAGGAGCGCCGAAGAAAAAGCGATGTAGAGGTACTGAATGCCTTGCAACCACATCAAAATTTGGAATATTTGGAGATTTCTGACTATGCAGGCACCACGGTGTCTCCAAAATGGTTGATGTCTTTACACCATTTGAGATTTCTTACTCTTGATGGTTGCCATAATTGTGAAAGTTTGCCTCCTCTCGGGAGATTGCAATCTCTTGAAGTTCTGGAAATAGTTGGCATGAGAGTGGAAAAGGTTGGAATTGATTTCTTGGGTATAGAAGAAACTCAAACATCACCTGTTACTGCTTTCCCAAAATTGGAAAAACTCTCCCTTCTGACGAAGGGGTGGAAAGAGTGGGAAGGAGTGCGAGGTTGCATGCAACTGATGCAAGAAGATTGTCAAGTTGCAATAATGCCGCATCTTTCTGACCTACGCATCGAGTCAGAAAGCCTAAAACAACTGCCAGACTTCCTGCAGAATAGACCGCACCTCGATTTGACGTGGATACCAATCGACCGTGAACGTAAGAGTGTGGAGAAGAGGGCTGTGTTATGGGCCATCTGCGCTCACGCACGGAATATAAGGGCCGCTCGTCTTTTTGTTGAGGGAGGGATCACGCAGGCGGAAAATGCTACAAGTTGA
- the LOC112183719 gene encoding uncharacterized protein LOC112183719 isoform X2, with the protein MMFHNRGPLPNLILSFCIWSQDLRPLLSSHWVFSIWKDCQLNLQRIAMVWTVIYNDPDIILCRDSCICCENWPQTCRSPAAGVLKDCQVAMNAITEDVACYAMLREVHSGGSEQLGCVSNRFILYYP; encoded by the exons ATGATGTTCCATAACAGAGGACCTCTACCAAATCTCATCCTCTCCTTCTG CATTTGGAGTCAGGACCTCAGACCTTTGCTCTCGTCTCATTGGGTATTTAGCATATGGAAGGACTGCCAGTTAAACTTGCAACGGATTGCTATGGTGTGGACTGTTATATATAATGACCCTGATATCATCCTCTGCAG GGATAGCTGCATATGTTGTGAGAATTGGCCTCAAACATGCAGATCGCCTGCTGCTGGTGTGCTTAAAG ATTGTCAGGTGGCGATGAATGCGATTACGGAGGATGTGGCGTGCTATGCTATGCTAAGGGAGGTGCATTCTGGAGGAAGTGAACAGCTCGGTTGCGTTTCTAATAGGTTCATCTTGTATTATCCTTGA